One Gemmatimonadota bacterium DNA segment encodes these proteins:
- a CDS encoding GNAT family N-acetyltransferase, with protein MLPNLTVRSAQTSDKKALKELIELIGPQCIIELSIRRVSIDVEQALVAVQGDCVIGFVAWLQDEMQAVIVGLGVRVTHRGFGVATRLVNALIEHLREVGVRLLEVVVPCDRVGAIGVFESVGFRRLGCSAADCVIFESRLWGRRNRADGFA; from the coding sequence ATGTTACCCAATTTAACCGTGCGTTCGGCACAAACCTCTGATAAAAAAGCCCTTAAAGAACTGATAGAACTGATTGGGCCACAATGTATTATAGAGCTATCAATTAGACGCGTTTCCATAGATGTGGAGCAGGCACTTGTGGCTGTGCAGGGCGATTGTGTGATTGGGTTTGTGGCGTGGTTGCAGGATGAGATGCAGGCTGTGATTGTGGGGCTTGGGGTGCGTGTCACGCATCGGGGTTTTGGCGTGGCAACGCGGTTGGTCAATGCACTGATAGAGCATTTGCGAGAGGTGGGGGTGCGGTTGTTGGAGGTGGTTGTACCGTGCGATAGGGTTGGTGCGATAGGGGTGTTTGAATCGGTGGGGTTCAGGCGGTTGGGATGCAGTGCTGCAGACTGCGTTATATTTGAGTCTCGCTTGTGGGGACGCAGAAATCGGGCAGATGGATTTGCGTGA
- a CDS encoding type II toxin-antitoxin system HicB family antitoxin has protein sequence MTRQLTAIIEREGDGYVALCSELDIASQGTTVAESRENLKEALELFFETASNTEIQHRLHDGAEH, from the coding sequence ATGACCAGACAGTTGACTGCAATTATAGAACGCGAAGGTGATGGCTACGTCGCCCTCTGTTCTGAGTTAGATATCGCGAGTCAGGGAACAACTGTGGCTGAATCTCGAGAAAATTTGAAGGAGGCATTAGAATTGTTTTTTGAGACGGCTTCAAACACCGAAATTCAGCATCGGTTGCACGATGGAGCGGAACATTAG
- a CDS encoding UPF0175 family protein produces MVTVTFELPEDVLSSVRKGPDHFTRELRLAAAVKWYEMGEVSQSRAAEIAGLSRSEFIEALGRFEVSVFQYNVTEIAEEQIKLEDGSLS; encoded by the coding sequence ATGGTAACGGTTACTTTTGAACTACCAGAAGATGTGCTTTCTTCTGTGCGGAAAGGTCCCGATCATTTCACCCGGGAATTGCGTCTGGCTGCCGCTGTGAAATGGTACGAGATGGGGGAGGTTTCTCAAAGCCGAGCGGCTGAGATTGCTGGACTATCCCGCAGTGAGTTCATAGAGGCATTGGGCCGGTTTGAGGTTTCAGTATTCCAATACAACGTGACCGAAATTGCGGAGGAACAGATCAAATTAGAAGACGGGAGTTTGTCATGA
- a CDS encoding VOC family protein, which yields MAVFLHTRIRVSDLDKSIQYYCDHFGFVLKSRSDKSPAGNQICHLELPGNEHTLELTYSDDYELNVPEDLMHFAIGVPDLIAFCDELEKKGLEIWPGDWRETFPTGRKMAFVDDPDGYEIELLER from the coding sequence ATGGCTGTATTTCTTCATACGCGCATTCGCGTGAGCGATTTGGACAAGTCGATCCAGTATTATTGCGATCACTTTGGTTTTGTACTAAAAAGCCGTTCGGATAAGTCACCAGCGGGCAATCAGATCTGCCATCTGGAATTGCCGGGCAACGAGCATACGTTGGAATTGACGTATTCCGATGATTACGAGTTGAATGTGCCCGAAGATTTGATGCATTTCGCTATCGGGGTGCCCGATTTGATCGCTTTTTGCGATGAGCTGGAGAAAAAGGGACTCGAGATCTGGCCCGGCGATTGGCGAGAGACATTCCCCACAGGGCGCAAAATGGCGTTTGTCGATGATCCCGATGGGTATGAAATTGAGTTGTTGGAGAGGTAA
- a CDS encoding Gfo/Idh/MocA family oxidoreductase has protein sequence MLRVCVIGLGPIGNRHADIYIENPLSDLVGVCDIDETRANAAAQRLGVTAFYNVPKMLEELKPDVVSVATGGYEYSSDHYAPTIQAIEAGCHVLGEKPISNNISHGEEMVAKAKEMGVCYGIDLNHRFTPAARLAKKWVDEGRLGHLLFINMAMWIMNPAESSPYYHLKALHPHTIDVMRYFCGDIEAVHCFATKAPGRQIWSTAQFNMRFENGVVGSLTGSYDIARGHPMERCEVAGTGGRFVLEDMWHELTLYPAGNLEKTVYTDPAFGGFGDFIDTFRDRIGTFLRQVSDGVAPEDIDGSGEEGLAAQKVIAAAIESLDTETVVYVK, from the coding sequence ATGCTACGTGTATGTGTCATCGGGCTGGGACCAATTGGCAACCGGCACGCTGATATTTATATAGAAAACCCACTATCCGATCTCGTGGGCGTATGCGACATCGACGAAACCCGCGCCAATGCGGCCGCACAACGCCTCGGCGTCACCGCTTTTTACAATGTTCCGAAAATGCTTGAAGAACTCAAACCCGATGTGGTAAGCGTAGCCACGGGCGGATATGAATACAGCAGCGATCACTACGCGCCCACCATACAAGCCATCGAAGCTGGCTGTCACGTCCTGGGCGAAAAACCCATCTCAAATAATATTTCCCACGGCGAAGAAATGGTCGCCAAAGCAAAAGAAATGGGCGTCTGCTATGGCATTGACCTCAACCACCGCTTTACCCCTGCTGCTCGCCTTGCAAAAAAATGGGTCGATGAAGGGCGCCTGGGCCATCTGCTCTTTATCAATATGGCGATGTGGATCATGAACCCGGCGGAAAGCTCGCCGTATTATCACCTCAAAGCACTCCACCCACACACCATCGACGTCATGCGCTATTTCTGCGGCGATATCGAAGCGGTCCACTGTTTCGCCACCAAAGCACCCGGGCGCCAAATATGGTCCACTGCGCAGTTCAACATGCGTTTTGAAAATGGCGTGGTCGGCTCACTCACGGGCAGTTATGACATCGCGCGCGGGCACCCCATGGAACGCTGCGAAGTCGCCGGCACAGGTGGCCGCTTCGTCCTCGAAGACATGTGGCACGAACTCACCCTCTATCCGGCGGGCAACCTCGAAAAAACCGTGTACACTGACCCGGCCTTTGGAGGATTTGGCGACTTTATCGACACCTTCCGCGACCGCATCGGCACATTTCTCCGACAGGTCAGCGACGGGGTTGCACCCGAAGACATCGACGGCTCGGGCGAAGAAGGACTCGCCGCGCAAAAAGTCATTGCCGCAGCCATTGAGTCGCTCGACACCGAAACCGTTGTTTACGTAAAATGA
- a CDS encoding Gfo/Idh/MocA family oxidoreductase, protein MDKVHIGVISHAHGHINTYCGQMQHFDDVELIATWDDNTDRGRENAEKFGMKFRTSADAVLSDPNIDTVMIGIETNRHAEYAIVAAQAGKNILLQKPMATTLEDCDRITEAVNNSGVKFSMAFQMRQDPVNRKIKELVDKGTVGNIAVVRRRHCIPVLLNPHFVTGASRWHLDPIANIGMYFDDATHAADWFYWIFGRPVSVMAEIDNIVTDTAPDDNGVSIFRFKTGIMGILFNGSTTAAGVNTTEIYGDEGTLIQDYGDAPSTSAPRSEDAVPLKYIRRGDDRWTEFKMDIPKGQGERIAAIPRPFINYIRGLSDERVSPEEGRVSVEMILGAYQSAKEGRRITF, encoded by the coding sequence ATGGACAAGGTTCACATTGGCGTCATCAGCCACGCACACGGACACATCAACACATATTGCGGCCAAATGCAGCATTTTGACGATGTCGAACTCATCGCCACATGGGACGACAACACAGATCGCGGACGCGAAAATGCTGAAAAATTCGGCATGAAATTTCGCACATCCGCAGATGCCGTACTCAGCGACCCAAACATCGACACCGTTATGATCGGCATAGAGACCAATCGCCACGCAGAATACGCGATAGTGGCCGCTCAAGCGGGTAAAAACATCCTGCTACAAAAACCCATGGCCACTACCCTTGAAGATTGCGACCGCATCACCGAAGCCGTAAATAACTCGGGTGTCAAATTCAGCATGGCCTTTCAGATGCGGCAGGACCCCGTCAACCGCAAAATTAAGGAACTCGTTGACAAAGGCACAGTTGGTAATATCGCGGTTGTCCGCCGAAGACATTGCATCCCCGTACTGCTCAACCCCCACTTTGTCACTGGCGCGTCCAGATGGCACCTCGATCCCATAGCCAATATCGGAATGTACTTCGACGACGCCACCCATGCCGCAGACTGGTTCTACTGGATCTTTGGACGCCCCGTCTCAGTAATGGCCGAAATCGACAACATCGTGACAGATACAGCGCCCGACGATAACGGCGTCTCCATCTTCCGTTTTAAAACCGGCATAATGGGCATATTATTCAACGGCTCCACCACTGCCGCAGGCGTCAACACCACTGAAATTTACGGCGACGAAGGAACCCTCATCCAGGACTACGGCGACGCGCCTTCCACTTCTGCGCCGCGATCAGAAGACGCCGTACCACTCAAATACATCCGCCGAGGTGATGATCGCTGGACCGAATTCAAAATGGACATACCCAAGGGGCAGGGCGAGCGCATCGCCGCCATACCCCGTCCATTCATCAACTATATCCGTGGCCTGAGCGATGAGCGCGTCTCCCCCGAAGAGGGTCGCGTCTCCGTTGAAATGATCCTCGGCGCGTATCAATCGGCAAAAGAAGGCAGAAGAATTACATTCTAA
- a CDS encoding O-methyltransferase yields the protein MQQSYPDLDTYKREVFAREDDLLKNIMPDAAEQGIPRISVSPEAGQTLYLLAKTIGAKKILEFGALAGYSGIWLTRALPEDGQFITLEIEPKHADVTRRNYEKAGLSNRTDVRLGDGTKLMEDAVQDGPFDLIFIDADKESYPKYLDFSLENTRPGGLIIADNANGHGHAHRALSEGDGRRGIQDYNRRVANHPKLISNIIPVGGWLAVSLVLG from the coding sequence ATGCAACAATCCTATCCCGATCTCGACACATACAAACGGGAAGTCTTCGCCCGCGAAGACGACTTGCTCAAAAACATCATGCCCGATGCTGCCGAACAGGGTATTCCCCGAATCTCAGTCAGCCCCGAAGCCGGACAAACCCTGTATTTGCTCGCCAAAACAATCGGCGCAAAAAAAATCCTCGAATTTGGCGCGCTCGCGGGTTATTCGGGGATCTGGCTCACCCGTGCACTGCCCGAAGACGGGCAATTCATCACCCTCGAAATTGAACCCAAACACGCCGATGTCACGCGGCGCAACTACGAAAAAGCCGGGTTATCAAACCGAACAGACGTACGCCTTGGCGACGGGACAAAACTCATGGAAGACGCAGTGCAAGACGGACCATTTGACCTCATCTTCATCGACGCAGACAAAGAAAGCTATCCCAAATACCTCGACTTTTCCCTTGAAAACACGCGCCCGGGCGGCCTCATCATCGCCGACAATGCCAATGGCCACGGACATGCACACCGCGCACTATCCGAAGGGGATGGCCGCCGCGGCATACAGGACTACAACCGCCGCGTTGCCAACCACCCCAAACTCATCTCCAATATCATTCCCGTAGGCGGCTGGCTTGCCGTATCACTCGTTTTGGGCTAA
- a CDS encoding bifunctional nuclease family protein produces MVYEAQIEGIFIDRQFEEPVVMLKQKDGDHCVPIWIQMGEMFSLALHIAGENFKPPRPFAHDLIKTVIKNLQASVQHALITDIIDHIYRAQLHLISPVTPLELDARPSDAILMALKFDAPIYIDEKVIKKSIELSKNHPPGLLQQRLQKLHPEDFINFVQ; encoded by the coding sequence ATGGTCTATGAAGCCCAAATCGAAGGCATATTTATCGACCGCCAATTTGAAGAGCCGGTTGTTATGCTCAAACAAAAAGACGGCGACCACTGCGTGCCAATATGGATTCAAATGGGCGAAATGTTCTCGCTTGCTCTTCATATCGCAGGCGAAAATTTCAAACCGCCGCGTCCATTTGCACACGACTTGATCAAAACGGTTATTAAAAACCTGCAAGCCAGCGTTCAACACGCGCTCATCACAGACATTATAGACCACATCTATCGCGCGCAGTTGCATCTCATTTCCCCCGTAACCCCTCTGGAACTCGACGCACGCCCCAGCGACGCGATCTTGATGGCACTCAAATTTGACGCGCCAATCTACATTGACGAAAAAGTCATAAAAAAAAGTATCGAATTGTCCAAAAACCATCCCCCCGGACTCCTTCAGCAGAGACTTCAAAAACTGCACCCAGAAGATTTTATCAATTTTGTTCAATGA